One Aegilops tauschii subsp. strangulata cultivar AL8/78 chromosome 2, Aet v6.0, whole genome shotgun sequence genomic window, ggcctCGCCTTCAGCGGTACGTCTTCTTCTCAACGTTacttagtactccctccgtcccaaaattcttgtcttacatttgtctaaatacagatgtatctagttatgttttagtgttagatacatccgtatctagacaaatctaagacaagaattttgggacggagggagtagattgcTTTGCTTGACTTGTTAGGTGGGAAGATGCGATTCTGCCGTGTGACTTTGGGTTGCTTATTACTTACGTTTGGTTAGACCAGTTAACTAGAAGCCTTCCTGAATTGTGGAACTATGATTCTCATTTGTTGTTTCAGAAGTACGGGGTATCTATTTTGACGCAGTGAATGCCAAATTTGCATCATGAATATCGGGTTATAGTGTTGCATTTGTACTTGTGGAGTCGGAGGATTGCCGAATGATAGTTTGCCCCCTTTTCGTCGAGCTCATACTATGCCAACTATTATGTATCTTGATGCAGGGAATGTTAAATTTTCCATCATAAATACCAGGTTTTGGTGTTGCATTGTGAGTGGGAGGGGTTGCTATGATTGCTTGCAATTGCACCCTTGTCATTGAGCTCACAATATCAATTGATGTTTCTGTTGATGCAGGTGGCTTTGGGTCGTATATGCTTGCAATGGATCAGAAAACTTATGAGCTCATCGGGACTGATTATCCTGGTAACAGGGCGGTGGATGTTAAGAATCCTTCACTGAGTTGGATGATCGGATTCATGTTTGTTGTTAGCTTTCTTGGTCTATTTAGTCTTGTTGCGCTGCGCAAGGTATTCACTCATCTTATGTTTACCTGACCACCTTTTCTTTTTGATTAAGTGGGATAACTTGGACGTGTCTAATATGAACCTTGTAAACTGAagtctttttttgtttttgctagGTGATGGTAATTGATTACAAGCTGACCTATCCTAGTGGAACTGCAACAGCTATGTTGATAAATAGCTTTCACACTACTTCTGGAGCTGAGCTTGCAGAGTAAGAAACATACATTTGCTCGTTACTTTAGTGGAAAAATAAATTAGCTTGCAGAGATAGTTCAAGGTGCATTGTTTCTTCTTGTTGAGTATGTTGTCCTTAAATTTCCTTTCTTCCCTGTGACACAATCAGATATTCATATGCATGACACTGTTAACTGAAATGTAGTCCGCTGATGTAATAAATTGGGCTTTTGCACGAAACTATGCTGTAAAACAAATGCAAAATTAATAGTCCCAAACTAATAAAAAGAATGTACCTATGGTAGTTTTACTGCTATATCAGGTAATCCAAGTTTAGCATATATATTTCCTATTGCTATGAGTATTTTTGGCACCATCTTTCTAACCATCAATGCAACTTCTTTTAGTTATATAAGATCGATGGCACCTTTTCTCTGTACAGAAACATAAGTACTATTTGCCACAGTAATCTAACCAGCATTTAGGTGATATTGTATATGGACTGAACTTTACTGAGGAGATGTGCTAGGTAGTTTTGTCTTTTTTTTTCCTTGTAAAGCACAAATAGGAAATGCCAATCGTAAGTTTTATTTATGTATAATAGCTTATTAGGCTTGGAAAGAGAGTGCACATGAAATGTTTAACTTATGCACGGAGGGTGGAGCTGAAGATAGAAAATGACAGTTCCTCTTGTCTGTACAGCTAGTTATGCAGCATATACTTGTTAAATTGCAATGTCCTTTGATTCCTTTGTAGCAGTGTTCCAAGTTTCTTTGTATTTATACTGAACTTCTATTTATGGTTGCAGAAAACAAGTTAGCTGTCTTGGAAAGTATTTAAGCATAAGTTTTATCTGGAATTGCTTTAAGTGGTTCTTCAGTGGTGTTGGGGATTCTTGTGGCTTCGATAATTTCCCTTCTCTCGGACTTGCAGCATTTAAGAACACGTAAGATTGCTTTTAATTTGTTTTTGTCATTTCCTCTAAGGTTTACTAGTCGTAAGTGAAAATGCATATTCATTTTAGTTTTGAGCGCGGAAAGAAATTTGCGTTCTTTGCCCCCTTGGCGGCCTTTAACCACCCCTCTCACTGCTATAACTTAGTTATCATGTGGAATTTCTCATCATCTAAGATGGATTATCCTTTAGGCCATACTAAAAGTTTACCTATTCCATATTTTGTAGGTTTTATTTTGACTTCAGTCCAACCTATATTGGGTGTGGTCTAATATGCCCACACATTGTTAATTGCTCTACACTTCTTGGAGCCATCATATCTTGGGGTTTTCTCTGGCCGTATATATCCACAAAAGCTGGGGAATGGTACCCAGCTGGCCTCGGAAGCAATGATTTCAAAGGACTGTATGGATACAAGGTATACTGATTTAAGATTTTGTTTGTTCATTACATCTATAACAACATTTAATTACATACTGCAGGCTGCAGCTTGACAATCCACCTGTGATTTTTGTAGTAGATCTAGAACTAGATTATGATCACTTGTTACAAACTGTGGCTTGTTTCCACTCGATAATAATTAGCCAAGTAAATCTGTATATGCTGTTGAAGTAAACATGGAGTAATACTAATGACTCCCTTGCTGTTATGCATTTCATTAGCTGGCATTGTGATGGAAGCATTAAAAATTTATTCAATATTCAGATTGTTCGAAAAAATTTAGTTCTTAGCGAATTATAATATATAGATGGCAGCTCGTTTAACTCTGAAACTATTCTTTGTTCACAGACTCACCACTCTTTACTCATCAACTCTTCACAAGCTTATGTTTCGCGAAAACTAAATTGTCTCTCCATCCCATTTTCCAGGTTTTCATCTCTGTATCTGTGATACTTGGTGATGGTATCTATAACCTCATCAAGATCATTTATGCTACTATCAAGGAAATAATGAATGCACGATCAAAGCAAGGAAGGCTTCCCCTTGTCCGGGCTCAGGATGGTAATGTTCTTGTTGTACGCTTTACACCTACCAGGCTACCAGTATATcacatgtcatgcatctcatctTGTTCATGTCTTACTATTTTGCAGATGATGAAAGTTCTGAATTATCTTCTGAAGAGAAGCTTCTGAATGACGTATTTGTAAAGGACAGTATCCCTCCCTGGTTAGCAGGATCTGGTTATGTGGGGCTTGCAGCAATCTCAACTGCAACTGTACCAATGATGTTCCCACAGCTCAAGTGGTACCTTGTCCTTTCTGCCTATGTTGTTGCACCCCTACTCGCCTTCTGCAACTCATACGGCACTGGCCTAACAGACTGGAACCTTGCATCCACATACGGAAAGATTGGCCTTTTCATTTTTGCCTCATGGGTTGGCCAGCATGGTGGTGTGATCGCCGGCTTAGCAGCTTGCGGTGTCATGATGTCCATAGTATCCACAGCTGCTGATCTCATGCAGGACTTCAAGACTGGTTACTTTACCCTCTCTTCACCAAGGTCCATGTTTGTGTCACAATTGATTGGGACTGCTCTTGGCTGTGTCATTGCTCCTCTCACCTTTTGGCTTTACTGGTCGGCCTTTGATGTTGGCAATCCTGATGGCATGTTCAAAGCTCCATACGCTGTCATCTTCCGTGAGATGGCAATTTTGGGAGTCGAAGGATTCTCGGCCCTCCCCCAACACTGCCTAGCAATCtgctctttcttcttctttgcagccATAGCGATCAACCTCCTGAGGGACGTCACTCCAGACAGCGTGTCCAAATTCATCCCACTCCCAATGGCCATGGCTGTTCCCTTCTACATTGGAGCGTATTTTGCGATTGACATG contains:
- the LOC109752620 gene encoding probable metal-nicotianamine transporter YSL6, which translates into the protein MGSEADMTGPLLAGGSGVAPAAEAEVVPPWREQLTVRGIVVSAILGVLFCLITHKLNLTVGIIPSLNVAAGLLGYFLVRTWTAALERFGIVSKPFTKQENTVIQTCVVACYGLAFSGGFGSYMLAMDQKTYELIGTDYPGNRAVDVKNPSLSWMIGFMFVVSFLGLFSLVALRKVMVIDYKLTYPSGTATAMLINSFHTTSGAELAEKQVSCLGKYLSISFIWNCFKWFFSGVGDSCGFDNFPSLGLAAFKNTFYFDFSPTYIGCGLICPHIVNCSTLLGAIISWGFLWPYISTKAGEWYPAGLGSNDFKGLYGYKVFISVSVILGDGIYNLIKIIYATIKEIMNARSKQGRLPLVRAQDDDESSELSSEEKLLNDVFVKDSIPPWLAGSGYVGLAAISTATVPMMFPQLKWYLVLSAYVVAPLLAFCNSYGTGLTDWNLASTYGKIGLFIFASWVGQHGGVIAGLAACGVMMSIVSTAADLMQDFKTGYFTLSSPRSMFVSQLIGTALGCVIAPLTFWLYWSAFDVGNPDGMFKAPYAVIFREMAILGVEGFSALPQHCLAICSFFFFAAIAINLLRDVTPDSVSKFIPLPMAMAVPFYIGAYFAIDMFVGTVILFVWEKINRKESEDFAGAVASGLICGDGIWSVPSAILSIMRIDPPMCMYFKPSLA